In the Bacillus sp. FJAT-42376 genome, CGAATTTAAACACACGTCGCCGCAGGCTGCGAAAGACTGGTCTTACCAGCAGGTCATGGCCAAAAATGCCGGCGATCTGACGACGGGGATCGCGAAGGCGCTAAAAGGGGAATCCACTCCTCAAGAGGCTCTCGATGAAGTGGCTGAAATATTCGACGGCACGATTGAACTTAACAAAAAGCAGCCGTAAAGGAGAGTGGAAGGATATGGTGGTTGAAAAATCAAAGGCGATGCCTGCAGTGTCAAATAAATTACATGTTCAGTCGATGAAAAAAGATCTTAGAAGAAGAAAGATGGCTCCTTATCTTTTTGTCCTTCCCAACCTGTTAATTTTCTTAATATTCATTATTATTCCGGCATTAATGGGCCTTGTTTACTCATTCACAAGTTTTAACGGTGTATCCAATATGACATTTGTCGGACTGGACAATTATATTAAGCTCTTAAATAACCCTGAATTCTGGAAAATCATGCTGAACACGCTGATGTACACCGTTCTCGTTGTACCGCTCGTTTTCGCCATTTCACTCGGTGTGGCCATCCTGATGATTAAGGATATCAAAGCGAGAGGCCTTTTCAGGGCCATCATTTTCTGGCCGACGATGATTTCATTTATTATTGTCGGTTTATCCTGGAAATGGATTTTTGGAGACAGCTTCGGGGTGATCACCTATCTGCTGGAAGCATGGGGATTGCCGCCTGTTAAATGGCTGTCGGATCCGGCCATTGCGAAAATCACCATTGTGATCGCTACAGTCTGGGCTCGTGTCGGGTTTTTTATGGTCATTTTTATTGCCGGCCTGCAGAGCATTCCCGCCTCTTATTATGAGGCGGCCCAA is a window encoding:
- a CDS encoding sugar ABC transporter permease — protein: MKWLKYSTARLNLTKSSRKGEWKDMVVEKSKAMPAVSNKLHVQSMKKDLRRRKMAPYLFVLPNLLIFLIFIIIPALMGLVYSFTSFNGVSNMTFVGLDNYIKLLNNPEFWKIMLNTLMYTVLVVPLVFAISLGVAILMIKDIKARGLFRAIIFWPTMISFIIVGLSWKWIFGDSFGVITYLLEAWGLPPVKWLSDPAIAKITIVIATVWARVGFFMVIFIAGLQSIPASYYEAAQIDGANRWKTFWKITLPLLKPTSLLVFMLLIVESVKAYPLIFSLTGGGPAKETTLIVQYIFEFGFTKSEVGYASAMSVVLFLMIGLFTFIQFKWANGGKID